In a genomic window of Telopea speciosissima isolate NSW1024214 ecotype Mountain lineage chromosome 5, Tspe_v1, whole genome shotgun sequence:
- the LOC122660829 gene encoding cytochrome P450 84A1-like, translating to MDYSALLQPTPILLFFALVLLFPLSLLLVRSRKKLPYPPGPKGLPIIGNMNMMDQLTHRGLAKLSKQYGGLTHLRLGFLHVVTISTPEMARQVLQVQDNIFSNRAINIAIKYLSYDQADMAFAHYGPFWRQMRKLCVMKLFSRRRAESWASVRDEVDSMVLTVASKAGEPVNVGKLVFSLTMNITYRAAFGSDILEGQEKFVSIMQEFSKLFAAFNLADFIPWLGWVDPQGLNKRLVKARNSLDVFIDTIIDEHIAKRKNRNQSDDADVDTDMVDDLLAFYNEEPKKSGESDDLQGSITLTRDNIKAIIMDVMFGGTETVASEIEWAMAELMKSPEDRKRVQQELEDVVGLDRKLQEKDLEKLNFFKCTMKETLRLHPAIPVMIHATAKDAEVSGYFIPKGTHALVNVWQIGRDKNSWDEPEKFNPSRFLRQGAPDFKGNSFEFLPFGSGRRSCPGLQLGLYALELAVANLLHCFKWELPDGMKPSEIDMSDASGFTAPKAVHLVAVPTPRLNVPLY from the exons ATGGATTACTCTGCTCTGCTACAACCTACACCCATTTTGTTGTTCTTTGCGCTGGTGCTGTTGTTTCCATTGAGTCTCTTATTAGTAAGGTCACGAAAGAAGCTACCGTACCCACCAGGACCAAAGGGGCTACCCATCATCGGTAACATGAACATGATGGACCAACTCACTCACCGTGGACTCGCCAAACTCTCTAAGCAATACGGTGGTCTAACACATCTCCGTCTAGGCTTCCTCCACGTGGTGACGATTTCAACCCCTGAAATGGCTCGCCAGGTCCTCCAAGTCCAAGACAACATCTTCTCTAATCGCGCAATCAATATCGCTATTAAGTACCTGAGCTACGACCAAGCCGACATGGCCTTCGCCCACTACGGTCCCTTCTGGCGTCAAATGCGTAAGCTCTGTGTCATGAAGCTCTTCAGTCGCAGAAGGGCTGAGTCATGGGCGTCCGTCCGAGACGAAGTGGATTCTATGGTCCTTACAGTTGCGTCCAAGGCCGGGGAACCCGTCAACGTTGGAAAACTCGTCTTCTCACTCACAATGAACATCACCTACAGGGCTGCTTTCGGGTCGGATATCCTTGAGGGTCAGGAGAAGTTTGTGTCCATAATGCAGGAGTTCTCGAAGCTGTTCGCCGCTTTTAACTTGGCCGATTTCATTCCCTGGCTCGGCTGGGTCGACCCACAGGGACTCAACAAGAGACTCGTCAAGGCCCGCAATTCGCTTGATGTGTTCATTGACACAATCATCGACGAACACATTGCcaagaggaagaacaggaaCCAATCTGACGACGCAGACGTCGACACTGATATGGTAGACGATCTGCTTGCTTTCTACAACGAAGAACCCAAAAAGAGCGGCGAATCCGACGATTTACAAGGTTCCATTACCCTAACTCGGGATAACATCAAGGCCATTATCATG GACGTTATGTTCGGGGGCACAGAAACGGTGGCATCGGAGATAGAATGGGCGATGGCGGAGCTGATGAAGAGTCCGGAGGATCGGAAGAGGGTGCAACAAGAATTGGAGGACGTGGTAGGGTTGGATAGGAAGCTTCAAGAGAAGGATTTAGAGAAACTCAATTTCTTCAAATGTACAATGAAGGAGACGCTCCGACTCCACCCGGCGATCCCGGTGATGATCCATGCGACGGCGAAGGACGCGGAGGTGTCAGGCTACTTCATCCCAAAGGGTACACACGCGCTTGTCAACGTTTGGCAAATCGGAAGGGACAAGAATTCGTGGGACGAGCCTGAGAAGTTCAATCCGTCTAGGTTCCTGAGGCAGGGTGCCCCAGATTTTAAGGGTAACAGCTTCGAGTTTTTGCCATTTGGGTCAGGTCGAAGGTCATGCCCAGGTTTACAGTTGGGGTTGTACGCCTTGGAGTTGGCGGTGGCTAACCTCCTTCACTGCTTTAAGTGGGAGTTGCCAGACGGCATGAAACCTAGCGAGATCGACATGAGCGATGCCTCCGGTTTCACCGCTCCCAAAGCGGTTCATCTCGTGGCTGTACCAACTCCTCGCCTCAACGTCCCTCTCTACTGA
- the LOC122661039 gene encoding GATA transcription factor 5-like, giving the protein MLYQTLPLFFPLNPSTAPPSSFSSSFVSVTAASPLLSHLFSFSPSSSQPQTKPEMDSVEARALKGSFQPECMAFLKASQQPFLDDVWVANGQTGVPGDDLFVDDLLDFSNNDVEEGPALDQEEEKRCTSISSHGEQPVQDISNATSFSISELSVPEDDLADLEWLSHFVEDSFSEFSVAYPSSSSPKEKTLNGNENRSKTETVTATVKPPCFPAPVPCKARSKRSRTGGRVWSLGSLSFAESSCTSSSSISSTTTSSSSSSTSPFVFIESGHNIDMFYYLGKPPAKKHKKKKKKFGADASGRGDGSRKQEEEEEGRRCSHCHVQKTPQWRTGPLGPKTLCNACGVRYKSGRLLPEYRPACSPTFSSDVHSNNHRKVLEMRQKKEIDSSESGLTPVLQSF; this is encoded by the exons ATGCTCTATCAAACTCTCCCCCTTTTCTTCCCTTTGAATCCTTCAACTGCTcccccctcctctttctcttcctcctttgtttcTGTAACTGCTGCTTCTCCTCTTCtgtctcatctcttctccttctctccctcgTCTTCTCAACCCCAG ACAAAACCAGAAATGGATTCCGTGGAAGCAAGAGCATTGAAAGGCAGTTTTCAACCAGAGTGTATGGCCTTCCTGAAAGCCTCCCAGCAACCTTTCCTTGATGACGTCTGGGTTGCAAATGGGCAAACCGGAGTCCCCGGCGATGACTTGTTTGTGGATGACCTTCTGGACTTCTCCAACAACGATGTTGAAGAAGGGCCCGCTCTtgaccaagaagaagagaagcgcTGCACCTCTATTTCTTCCCACGGAGAACAACCAGTCCAAGACATTTCAAATGCTACCAGCTTTTCCATTTCCGAACTCAGTGTTCCG GAGGACGATTTAGCGGACCTAGAATGGTTATCTCATTTCGTGGAGGATTCTTTCTCGGAATTCTCTGTAGCATATCCATCATCCTCAAGCCCCaaggaaaaaaccctaaatggaaATGAGAACCGGTCTAAAACGGAAACCGTGACGGCAACGGTGAAACCCCCCTGTTTCCCGGCGCCGGTACCTTGCAAAGCCAGAAGCAAGCGTTCCAGAACAGGGGGAAGAGTATGGTCCCTGGGGTCGCTTTCGTTTGCTGAGTCCTCCTGCACGTCTTCATCGTCTATTTCGTCGACGACGACTTCGTCATCATCCTCTTCCACGTCACCTTTTGTCTTCATTGAAAGCGGGCATAACATTGACATGTTTTACTACCTTGGGAAACCGCCGGCCAAGaaacacaagaaaaagaagaagaaatttgggGCGGATGCCAGCGGCAGAGGAGATGGAAGccgaaaacaagaagaagaagaagagggaaggaggTGCAGTCATTGCCATGTCCAGAAGACCCCACAGTGGAGAACAGGTCCTTTGGGGCCAAAAACACTGTGTAACGCTTGTGGGGTTCGCTACAAGTCTGGTCGGTTGTTGCCTGAATATCGTCCGGCTTGTAGCCCTACTTTCTCCAGCGATGTCCATTCTAACAACCACCGAAAAGTTTTGGAGATGCGgcagaagaaagagatagattcGTCGGAATCAGGCTTGACTCCGGTTCTCCAGAGCTTCTGA